The DNA sequence GTCGCCGGGGCTCTGGCGTACGTCGGCGATCCGCACTTCGCGCAGGGCGACGGCGAGGTGGCGCTCACGGCGCTCGAGGCCTCGCTGCGGGCGACCCTGCGCTTCGACGTCGTGCCGCGTGCGGTCGCGCTCGCAGAGTTCGGCGAGCTCGCGGGCCCCCTCGTGCGGACTCCGGAGTACCTCGTGCCGACCGGACTCGATCCCGATCTCGGCCTCGCGATGAGGAACTGCGTGCGCGCGGCGATCGATGTCGTGCAGGCGCGGTGGGGGCTCGACGAGCACCTCGCCTACGCGTACCTCTCCGCCGCGACCGACTTCGACATCTCCCAGGTCGTCGACGTCGTGTGCGGGGTGCACGCGCGCATCAGGGAGGCGGACTTCGTGCGCGTCGACCGCCCTGCCGCGTCCGTCCCGGCTGCCGAGTCCGCTCCCGCGTCCCCGGCACTGCGCCCCGCCGAGGGGGAGACGCCGTGACCGCCACCATGCCGGCCGAGCTGCGCGCCGCGTTCGAGGAGTACGAGCGCGCGATCGTGGCCGACGACGTGCCCGTGCTCGACGCGTCGTTCGCGCCGGGGCCCGCCACGATGCGCGGCGACCACACGGGGCTGCTCGTCGGTCATGACGCGATCAGCGCGTTCCGCAGCGGACGCGGGGGCGTGCCGCCGCGCACGATCGAGCGGGTCGAGTACCGCCCGCTCGGCGAGGGCGGCGACGTCGCACTGCTCGTGTCGACCTCGCGCTACCGCGCGGGTGGTACCGGTCTGCAGACCCAGGTCTGGCAGCGCATCGACGGGCGCTGGCTGATCACCGCCGCGCACGTCAGCCCGAGGGCGCAGCCGCTCGACCGCTCGATCTGGCGCACGGTCGGCGACCCCCTGCGACCGGCTGCCGCCGAGGGAGCGCTCACCGGCCTGACGGTCGCCGTGAAAGACCTGTTCGCGATCTCGGGCCACCGCATCGGGGCCGGCAACCCGACGTTCCTCGATGCGGCACGGGTCGAGCGCACGACGGCCCCCGCCGTGGCCGATCTGCTGCAGGGCGGTGCGGCCGTGCGGGGCATCGCCCGCACCGACGAGTTCGCGTACTCGATGGCCGGCGACAACCCGCACTACGGCACTCCGCCGAACGGCGCCCTGCCCGGAGCGCTGCCCGGTGGATCGTCGAGCGGCGCGGCCTCGGCCGTCGCGACCGGGCAGGCCGACGTCGCGCTCGCGACCGACACGGCCGGATCGATCCGCGTGCCGGCCTCGTACCAGGGGCTGTGGGGCCTGCGCACCACGCACGGGCTCGTGTCGACTCACGGCGTTCTTCCGCTGGCGCCCTCGTTCGACACCGTCGGCTGGATCGCGCGCGACGGCGAGACGCTGCAGCGGGTCGTCGACTGGAGCCTGCGCGGGGGAGAGCGGGAGCGCCCCGCGAGTGATCTGCAGGATGCCGAGCTACCGCGGCGCTTCGCCGTTCCCGTCGAGCTGCTCGCCGACCTCGACCCCGCGACCCTGGATGCGTTCTCCGCCTTCACCGATGCGCTCCGCACCCAGACCGACAGCGCCGCGCACGATCTGTGCGTGACAGACGTCTCGCTCGGCGCCCCCGAGGAGTTCGCCGCGACGTTCCGCACGCTGCAGGCCGCCGAGGCCTGGCGTGCGCACGGCTCCTGGGTGCGGCGGCACGAGGGGGCGCTGGGAGCAGCGGTCGCGGAGCGATTCCGTCGTGCGGCGGCGGTCACTCCGGAGGAAGAGGCCGAGGCGCTCACCGTCGCCGCGTCGCTGCGCGACCGCATCCGCCGTCTCGTGCTCGACGACGTGCTGCTGCTGCCGACCGTGCCGGGTCCCGCCCCGTCGCGCTCGGCGGGTGAGTTCGCGACCGAGCGCACGCGTCAGGCGACCATGCGCCTCACCAACCCGGCGTCGATCGCCGGACTGCCGTCGGTGACCGCGCCGCTGCTCACCGTGGCGTCGCCGCTCGGTCCGGCACCGGTCGGCGTGAGCCTGATCGGCCGCCCCGGCAGCGACGCCGCCCTCGTGCGGCTCGCGCGCCGCCTCATGACCTCGATGACACAGAGAACGGAAGAACAATGACGGATGCCCGCATCCCCGCCCCCATCGACCCGCCCGCCCGCCTCCTCATGGGCCCCGGTCCGGTGTCGGCGTACCCGAGCGTGCTGCGCGCCCTGTCGGCTCCGCTCGTCGGACAGTACGACCCCTTCATGACGACCGCGATGGCCGAGACACAGGAGCTGTACCGCGCGGTCTGGGCGACCCGGAACGAGGCGACCCTGCTCGTCGACGGCACCTCGCGAGCCGGTATCGAGGCGGCGATCGTATCGCTCGTGAACCAGGGCGACCGCGTGCTGGTGCCGATCTTCGGACGCTTCGGGCACCTCCTCGTCGAGATCGCCGAACGTGCGGGCGCCGAGGTGCACACGATCGAGACCGACTGGGGGCAGGTGTTCCCCGTGTCGGCGATCGCCGAGGCGATCGAGCGGGTGCGGCCGGCCGTGCTCGCGATCGTGCAGGGCGACACGTCCACCACCATGAACCAGCCGCTCGACGAGATCGGCGAGCTCTGCGCGCGGCACGGCGTGCTGTTCTACTGCGATGCGACCGCCTCGCTCGGCGGCAACGA is a window from the Microbacterium sp. LWO14-1.2 genome containing:
- a CDS encoding AtzH-like domain-containing protein; the protein is MTATMPAELRAAFEEYERAIVADDVPVLDASFAPGPATMRGDHTGLLVGHDAISAFRSGRGGVPPRTIERVEYRPLGEGGDVALLVSTSRYRAGGTGLQTQVWQRIDGRWLITAAHVSPRAQPLDRSIWRTVGDPLRPAAAEGALTGLTVAVKDLFAISGHRIGAGNPTFLDAARVERTTAPAVADLLQGGAAVRGIARTDEFAYSMAGDNPHYGTPPNGALPGALPGGSSSGAASAVATGQADVALATDTAGSIRVPASYQGLWGLRTTHGLVSTHGVLPLAPSFDTVGWIARDGETLQRVVDWSLRGGERERPASDLQDAELPRRFAVPVELLADLDPATLDAFSAFTDALRTQTDSAAHDLCVTDVSLGAPEEFAATFRTLQAAEAWRAHGSWVRRHEGALGAAVAERFRRAAAVTPEEEAEALTVAASLRDRIRRLVLDDVLLLPTVPGPAPSRSAGEFATERTRQATMRLTNPASIAGLPSVTAPLLTVASPLGPAPVGVSLIGRPGSDAALVRLARRLMTSMTQRTEEQ